One Choristoneura fumiferana chromosome 25, NRCan_CFum_1, whole genome shotgun sequence genomic region harbors:
- the LOC141442216 gene encoding uncharacterized protein: MARAACIVLLFIAVIRADPTCVTHHETDVVCTAGPTDHILVRGLVSENKKTTGITLRDCRITDVELEAFHHLPALEYIDLSSNKIRRLKLGVLDGFKKLQALNLSYNMLSKFPLGLFDQKPKLRMLDLKGNRFEEFELGVFDPLKKLKHVDLSSNAILGKNLNPYIFGQSRQIQSIDFSRNDMSNTPDLMLAAFENLDFLNLDRCSLNQVPRFATRLNLQTMKHLILSTNKITSLSNPKIFRHLIKLENLNFVANSIEKIHGDIFKPLKNIQLIFLNKNKIKVIPESLFRNLQHLNNVDLSKNRIESVPVNAFRGTNLKILNLSGNRFTYLQDNFYLELWNSGVRLSQFFFDDNPWQCSCLNDVLVEVKKYGILYRGDKYRGQRPVCVTNEFNCKRQSASNDYYSQMYDNTIL, encoded by the coding sequence ATGGCTCGCGCAGCATGCATCGTTCTACTGTTCATTGCTGTCATAAGAGCAGACCCGACTTGTGTCACCCACCACGAGACCGATGTGGTGTGCACTGCCGGTCCAACCGACCACATCCTCGTTCGTGGTCTCGTCtcagaaaacaaaaaaacaaccgGCATCACTCTACGAGACTGCAGAATCACCGATGTAGAATTAGAGGCCTTCCACCACCTACCAGCTTTGGAATATATCGATTTAAGCAGCAACAAGATTCGGAGACTAAAACTAGGTGTACTCGACGGTTTTAAGAAGCTTCAAGCCTTGAACCTTTCATATAATATGCTCAGCAAGTTTCCGCTTGGTCTGTTTGATCAGAAACCGAAGTTGAGAATGCTAGATTTGAAAGGAAACAGGTTTGAAGAGTTTGAACTGGGTGTTTTTGATCcgttgaaaaaattaaaacatgtaGATTTATCCAGCAATGCCATTTTGGGTAAGAATTTAAATCCGTATATCTTCGGTCAAAGTCGTCAGATACAGTCAATTGACTTTTCGAGAAATGACATGAGTAATACCCCTGACTTAATGCTGGCAGCATTTGAGAACCTTGATTTCTTGAATCTAGACAGATGTTCGCTTAATCAAGTGCCTCGATTCGCCACGCGTCTTAACTTACAGACCATGAAGCATCTCATTCTGTCCACCAACAAAATAACTTCATTATCCAACCCTAAAATCTTCAggcatttaataaaattagaaaacttAAATTTCGTCGCCAATTCAATTGAAAAAATCCACGGAGACATCTTCAAACCTTTGAAGAACATACAACTGATATTtttgaataagaataaaatcAAAGTTATTCCGGAATCTCTGTTTCGTAATTTGCAACATCTAAATAATGTTGATTTGTCAAAGAATCGTATAGAGTCGGTGCCAGTCAATGCATTTCGAGGTACAAATTTGAAGATACTAAATTTGTCTGGGAACAGATTTACTTATTTGCAAGATAATTTTTACTTGGAGCTATGGAATTCTGGGGTGAGATTATCGCAATTTTTCTTTGACGACAATCCGTGGCAATGTTCTTGTTTAAACGATGTTTTGGTGGAGGTTAAGAAATACGGAATTTTGTATCGCGGTGATAAATATAGAGGTCAGCGACCGGTGTGTGTAACCAACGAATTTAACTGTAAAAGGCAAAGTGCCTCTAATGATTATTATTCACAAATGTATGACAATACTATTTTGTAG